A window from Leptothermofonsia sichuanensis E412 encodes these proteins:
- a CDS encoding pyridoxal phosphate-dependent aminotransferase has protein sequence MIKFAERMNRLGTESAFEVLARARHLESQGRSIIHLEIGQPDFPTPDNICEAACQAMKQGYTGYGPAAGLMEFRQAIADHITKTRGIEVLPNEVVVTPGAKPIIFFTLMALVNAGDEVIYPNPGFPVYESVINFVGAKAISLPLLEEVDFRFRMDDLIDAISDRTRLLILNSPQNPTGGLLTEEDLAAIAQLAKEHDFYILADEIYSGIIYDGQHTSILQFPGMKERTILLDGHSKTYAMTGWRLGYGVAPQPIVEHITRLMINSNSCTCSFTQIAGIEALTGPQDAVIQMVAEFRRRRDAIVEGLNRIEGIHCLKPAGAFYVFPNVTRLPLSCDELADYLLAEAGVAVLSGTAFGKWGDGYLRLSYANSLENIQEALQRIETAVGRL, from the coding sequence ATGATCAAATTTGCCGAACGAATGAACCGTCTGGGCACTGAATCCGCCTTTGAAGTCCTTGCCAGAGCCAGACATTTAGAATCCCAGGGCAGAAGCATTATTCATCTTGAAATTGGTCAACCCGACTTCCCAACTCCAGATAATATTTGTGAGGCTGCCTGTCAGGCGATGAAACAGGGATATACCGGCTACGGTCCCGCGGCTGGATTGATGGAGTTTCGGCAGGCGATCGCAGACCACATCACCAAAACCAGGGGAATTGAGGTACTTCCCAACGAAGTAGTCGTGACTCCCGGTGCCAAGCCGATTATTTTCTTCACCTTAATGGCATTAGTAAATGCGGGGGATGAGGTAATTTATCCTAATCCAGGTTTCCCAGTATACGAATCTGTTATTAATTTTGTCGGTGCTAAAGCTATTTCCTTACCTCTTCTAGAAGAAGTCGATTTTCGATTTCGGATGGATGACCTGATTGATGCTATTTCCGATCGCACCAGATTATTAATCCTGAATTCTCCCCAAAATCCCACCGGGGGACTGCTGACGGAGGAAGATCTGGCAGCGATCGCCCAGCTTGCTAAGGAACACGACTTTTACATCCTTGCCGATGAAATCTATTCCGGCATCATCTACGACGGACAGCACACCAGCATCCTCCAGTTTCCTGGCATGAAGGAGCGTACTATCCTGCTTGACGGGCACTCCAAAACCTATGCCATGACTGGCTGGAGACTGGGTTACGGAGTTGCCCCCCAGCCCATTGTTGAGCACATCACCCGCCTGATGATTAACTCCAACTCCTGCACCTGCTCCTTTACTCAAATTGCTGGCATCGAGGCTCTCACAGGACCCCAGGATGCCGTCATCCAGATGGTGGCAGAATTTAGACGACGGAGGGATGCGATCGTCGAGGGATTGAATCGGATTGAAGGCATTCACTGCCTCAAACCCGCCGGAGCCTTCTACGTCTTCCCCAACGTCACCCGGCTTCCCCTGTCCTGTGATGAACTGGCAGATTATCTGTTAGCAGAAGCCGGAGTTGCCGTCCTATCAGGAACTGCCTTTGGCAAATGGGGTGACGGTTATCTGCGACTTTCCTATGCCAATTCTCTGGAGAATATCCAGGAGGCATTACAACGGATTGAAACAGCCGTGGGCAGGCTTTAA
- a CDS encoding AMP-binding protein, translating to MVKHSERSPVWIPSTEQIQTTHITDLMAELNLDSYPALHAWSVTHRADFWEVMIRRLGIQFSQPYKQILDLSQGVENPQWLVDARLNIVESCFQAPINSTAILFQKDGAVLTLTYGELLALTNRVANGLVRAGFQPGDAIAIAMPMTPESVAIYLGIVKAGCVVVSVADSFAASEMATRLRIARARAIFTQDFIQRCGKELPLYTKVIEAEAPGAIVLPLSNQLSVELRPGDLTWRQFLSDNEEFDAIPVAPSSHSNILFSSGTTGEPKAIPWTHTTPIKCATDAYLHHDIHPGDVLAWYTNLGWMMGPWLIYASLINQAAIALYTDVPTNRAYGQFIQDARVTLLGVVPSLVSTWKTTGCMQGLDWSAIKAFSSTGECSNPQDMHYLMALAGNKPVIEYCGGTEIGGAYITGTLIQPCIPATFTTPALGLDIAILDSNGNPAPKGEAFIIPPSIGLSTELLNKDHHEVYFAQTPRHGVAGSPVPGSRKNSIPARYPLLLRRHGDQLERLPNGYFQAHGRVDDTMNLGGIKVSSAEIEQVLNTVEDVCETAAIAVSPTEGGPCQLVIYVVPSPHTQKTKPELLIALQTAIKQQLNPLFKIHDLVIVDTLPRTASNKVMRRILRDSYQPHSPPLLPLSSQTKTNQPTLPTNQ from the coding sequence ATGGTTAAGCACTCTGAACGATCTCCAGTCTGGATTCCATCTACAGAACAGATTCAGACAACCCATATCACAGACCTGATGGCTGAGTTGAATCTTGATTCCTATCCAGCCCTCCATGCCTGGTCTGTTACCCATCGAGCTGATTTTTGGGAGGTGATGATTCGGCGTTTAGGAATACAGTTCAGCCAGCCCTACAAACAAATCCTGGATCTGTCCCAGGGGGTGGAAAATCCCCAATGGCTGGTGGATGCACGGCTCAATATTGTTGAAAGCTGTTTTCAGGCACCCATAAATTCAACTGCCATTCTTTTTCAGAAAGATGGCGCAGTTTTAACCCTCACCTATGGTGAACTGCTTGCCCTGACTAATCGGGTTGCCAATGGTCTGGTCAGGGCGGGATTTCAACCAGGGGATGCGATCGCCATTGCGATGCCGATGACTCCCGAATCCGTTGCTATTTACCTGGGGATTGTCAAAGCGGGTTGTGTGGTCGTCTCCGTTGCCGATAGTTTTGCTGCCAGCGAAATGGCGACCCGCCTGCGCATAGCCAGGGCCAGGGCAATCTTTACCCAGGACTTTATCCAACGCTGCGGAAAAGAATTACCGCTCTACACCAAAGTCATTGAGGCAGAAGCACCAGGGGCGATCGTGCTACCGCTGAGTAATCAACTGTCTGTGGAATTGCGTCCCGGTGATCTCACCTGGCGACAGTTTTTGAGTGACAACGAAGAGTTTGATGCTATTCCTGTAGCCCCCTCCAGCCATAGCAATATCTTGTTTTCCTCCGGCACCACAGGCGAACCGAAAGCCATACCCTGGACCCACACCACCCCGATTAAATGTGCCACCGATGCCTACCTGCACCATGACATTCATCCCGGTGATGTGCTGGCATGGTATACCAACCTGGGCTGGATGATGGGACCGTGGCTAATTTATGCCAGTTTGATTAATCAGGCGGCGATCGCCCTTTATACGGATGTCCCCACTAATCGCGCCTACGGACAATTCATCCAGGATGCCCGTGTTACCCTGCTTGGAGTTGTTCCCAGCCTGGTCAGCACCTGGAAAACAACTGGCTGTATGCAGGGACTGGACTGGAGTGCCATCAAAGCCTTCAGTTCCACCGGGGAATGCTCCAACCCCCAGGACATGCACTACCTGATGGCTCTGGCAGGCAACAAACCTGTAATTGAATACTGTGGTGGCACTGAAATCGGGGGTGCCTACATCACAGGCACTCTGATTCAGCCCTGTATCCCTGCCACCTTTACCACCCCCGCCCTCGGTCTGGATATCGCCATCCTCGACTCCAACGGCAACCCCGCTCCCAAAGGGGAAGCCTTCATCATTCCCCCCTCCATTGGGCTTTCCACCGAACTCCTGAACAAGGACCACCATGAGGTCTACTTTGCCCAGACCCCCAGGCATGGGGTGGCAGGGTCCCCGGTCCCTGGTTCCCGGAAAAACTCAATACCCGCCCGATATCCACTTCTCCTCCGTCGTCACGGCGACCAGCTAGAACGTCTTCCCAACGGCTACTTCCAGGCACACGGTCGCGTTGATGACACGATGAACTTAGGCGGCATCAAAGTCAGTTCTGCCGAGATCGAACAGGTGCTCAACACCGTAGAAGATGTTTGCGAAACCGCTGCGATCGCCGTTTCCCCCACCGAAGGTGGTCCCTGCCAACTGGTCATCTACGTCGTCCCCTCCCCCCATACCCAGAAAACCAAACCAGAACTGCTCATCGCCCTCCAAACCGCCATCAAACAGCAACTCAACCCCCTGTTCAAAATCCACGATCTGGTTATCGTAGACACCCTCCCCCGCACCGCCTCCAACAAAGTCATGCGGCGAATTTTGCGTGATAGCTACCAACCCCACTCCCCCCCGCTCCTCCCACTCTCCAGCCAAACAAAAACCAACCAACCCACACTTCCCACGAATCAATAG
- a CDS encoding DNA translocase FtsK — translation MPYLTQSTDIQVAIHQLSAYSILWLDTETAEWWTPHPRLSLIQVLANRDDLNGDSVYLLDVLNQPDLVQLFVDRIMSNAEIEKVFHNASYDLKFLGKTDAKNITCTLKLAKQLPKAVLGTSNCKLKTLAKELCQFTNVDAEQQGSDWGRRPLDAKQLLYARMDTVYLAHVHQHLLRLTTPKPPETVSKANQTQVPSFSVTKVRVAFECARLFYLVHHFGGMAVFLPNGQSGGLGTAFHDLSDQFVRTALKEPQFQELLKPVPDHLKAEEVATRMQEQFYNLVFFPHLQSVIQQDPGKANALHQLWQGLTGLIERWAQLLVNNRRYCSAEEVISKTFLAQELNVKHHFALPNGGQQLVKGRFDSLVYDFEKHRLCVVEYKTYQSPDQSAQLAQVALYSYMLKERVGVPINSAVYSVLPDWKELTFTWDELEQTVHQMIPHRLQQMQQWAAWEQGQPDPPPPTAQSHLCEICPQRTKCQTFFTSTEPESKTKTSKKVINPRPRPSEPVTPSVTSEIEAIAHQLVQTLQAFGIDVEHQGVVLAPAFIRVKLKPNLGVKVGSILKSSNDLRVQLGLTCPPLIAPQAGYVSVDLPRPDRQAAYFDRYIQHQTLPPTGPIKIAIGVNLDGQLLEADLSDPNTCHFLVGGTTGSGKSEFLRSLLLSLLIRHAPNHLKIALVDPKRVTFPEFEQMPWLYQPVVKDSEQAITLMESLVQEMDSRYRLFEVNQCNSLSSYNQKFNQQPNKLLPRIVCIFDEYADFMAEKETAKALELSIKRLGAMARAAGIHLIIATQRPEAKIVTPVIRSNLPGRVALRTASEADSMIILGGRQIEAAYLLGKGDLLYQAGAQLMRLQSLFAPNIELP, via the coding sequence ATGCCCTATTTAACCCAATCAACGGATATTCAGGTAGCCATTCATCAATTATCTGCCTATTCAATTCTCTGGTTGGATACAGAAACGGCTGAATGGTGGACACCCCACCCCAGGCTATCCCTGATTCAGGTACTGGCGAATCGGGATGATCTTAATGGAGATTCAGTTTATCTGCTGGATGTACTCAATCAGCCAGATCTGGTGCAGCTTTTCGTTGACCGAATCATGAGCAATGCCGAAATTGAAAAGGTCTTTCACAATGCCAGTTATGATTTGAAATTTCTAGGGAAAACAGATGCGAAAAATATTACCTGTACCTTAAAACTTGCAAAGCAACTCCCAAAAGCTGTTTTAGGAACCTCGAACTGTAAACTCAAAACACTGGCAAAAGAGCTTTGCCAGTTTACAAATGTTGATGCGGAACAACAGGGAAGCGACTGGGGCAGACGTCCTCTTGACGCAAAACAGCTACTTTACGCCAGAATGGACACAGTTTATCTGGCTCACGTCCATCAACATTTACTCAGGCTAACAACCCCAAAACCTCCTGAAACTGTGAGTAAAGCGAACCAAACCCAAGTGCCATCTTTCAGCGTTACCAAAGTTCGGGTTGCCTTTGAATGCGCTCGCCTGTTCTACTTAGTGCACCATTTCGGCGGAATGGCGGTCTTTCTCCCCAATGGGCAATCTGGTGGACTCGGTACTGCATTTCATGATTTGTCGGATCAGTTTGTCAGGACGGCACTGAAAGAACCCCAGTTTCAGGAATTATTGAAGCCCGTACCTGACCACCTGAAGGCTGAGGAAGTGGCTACCAGGATGCAAGAGCAGTTCTACAACCTGGTTTTCTTTCCCCATCTCCAGTCTGTGATTCAGCAAGATCCAGGTAAGGCAAATGCGCTCCATCAGCTCTGGCAGGGTTTAACGGGATTAATCGAGCGGTGGGCGCAATTGCTGGTGAATAATCGGCGTTACTGCTCTGCTGAGGAGGTAATCAGTAAAACCTTTCTGGCGCAGGAACTCAATGTTAAGCATCATTTTGCTTTACCCAACGGTGGTCAACAGTTGGTTAAAGGACGCTTCGATAGCCTGGTCTACGATTTCGAGAAGCATCGTCTTTGCGTGGTAGAGTACAAAACTTACCAGTCGCCCGATCAATCTGCTCAACTTGCTCAGGTTGCCCTTTATAGCTACATGCTGAAGGAACGGGTCGGGGTTCCGATTAACTCGGCTGTCTATAGTGTTTTGCCGGATTGGAAAGAATTGACATTTACCTGGGATGAACTGGAGCAGACGGTTCACCAAATGATTCCGCATCGATTACAGCAGATGCAACAGTGGGCAGCGTGGGAACAGGGACAACCTGATCCTCCTCCCCCTACAGCCCAATCTCATCTCTGCGAGATTTGTCCCCAGCGCACTAAATGCCAGACCTTTTTTACATCTACTGAACCCGAATCAAAAACGAAGACATCTAAAAAAGTTATCAATCCCAGACCCAGGCCCTCTGAGCCTGTCACCCCGTCTGTTACTTCAGAAATTGAAGCGATCGCTCACCAACTCGTCCAAACCCTTCAGGCATTTGGCATTGATGTAGAACATCAGGGGGTTGTGCTGGCTCCTGCATTTATTCGGGTCAAGCTGAAGCCCAATCTTGGGGTTAAAGTGGGTTCTATTCTCAAATCATCTAATGACTTGCGGGTTCAGCTTGGCTTGACCTGCCCACCCCTGATCGCACCCCAGGCGGGATACGTCAGCGTGGACCTGCCCCGTCCTGATCGTCAGGCAGCCTATTTTGATCGATACATTCAACACCAGACCCTACCACCAACAGGACCGATTAAAATTGCCATCGGGGTTAACCTCGATGGTCAACTGCTGGAAGCCGATCTGTCTGACCCCAATACCTGTCATTTCCTGGTGGGAGGCACCACAGGCAGTGGTAAGAGTGAGTTTTTGCGATCGCTCCTCCTCAGTCTCCTCATAAGACACGCTCCCAATCATCTCAAAATTGCCCTGGTCGATCCAAAGCGCGTCACCTTCCCAGAATTTGAACAGATGCCCTGGTTGTATCAGCCCGTGGTCAAAGACAGTGAGCAGGCGATCACTCTGATGGAAAGTCTGGTGCAGGAAATGGATTCTCGCTATCGGCTATTTGAGGTAAACCAGTGCAATAGTCTGAGTAGCTATAACCAGAAATTTAATCAGCAACCCAATAAGTTACTGCCGCGCATCGTTTGCATTTTTGATGAATACGCTGATTTCATGGCAGAAAAGGAAACCGCTAAAGCACTGGAGTTAAGCATTAAACGATTGGGAGCAATGGCACGGGCAGCTGGTATTCATCTGATCATTGCTACCCAGCGTCCAGAAGCAAAAATTGTGACTCCTGTCATTCGCTCTAACTTGCCCGGACGGGTTGCCCTGCGGACTGCCAGTGAAGCTGATTCGATGATTATCTTAGGTGGCAGGCAAATTGAAGCAGCCTATCTGCTGGGGAAAGGTGACCTCCTTTATCAGGCAGGGGCACAACTGATGCGATTGCAAAGTTTATTTGCGCCCAACATAGAGCTTCCCTGA
- a CDS encoding indoleamine 2,3-dioxygenase: MVLPTFKEQPIFSLNLEDYQINQETGFLPPQPPVNIPLPEAFQPIQSTASQLPKWLTLGQIRHRLQRLPEIPIEQHSLNDLQLRRAMQAYAYLTHAYVWGESPPVNVLPRNLAVPFHQIAHHLGRPPVLSYASYAMDNWLRIDATRPIAIGNIIIGQNFLGGLDEDWFILIHIDIEAKAAPALATIPSILEAIASDNAIALMPALKTIRTAWTEINTTMNRMPEGCDPYIYYNRVRPYIHGWKNNPSLPDGLLYEGVEAYQGTPQQFRGETGAQSAIVPTMDALFNITHEHDILWQFLMEMRQYMPPKHRAFVEVIEQRSTLRSFVETHKEQIPELKDLYNDCVSLIEKFRTKHLEFAARYIHQQAAHSHNDPNIGTGGTPFMNYLKKHRDESHQHLLS; the protein is encoded by the coding sequence ATGGTTCTCCCCACATTTAAAGAACAGCCCATCTTTTCGCTTAACCTTGAAGATTACCAGATCAACCAGGAAACCGGTTTCCTGCCACCTCAACCCCCCGTCAACATCCCCCTACCAGAAGCGTTTCAACCCATTCAGTCAACTGCTTCCCAACTACCCAAATGGCTCACCCTCGGACAGATTCGCCACAGACTGCAACGGCTCCCAGAAATTCCGATCGAGCAACATTCGCTCAATGACCTCCAACTCCGCCGCGCCATGCAGGCGTATGCCTACCTCACCCACGCCTACGTCTGGGGCGAATCCCCTCCTGTCAATGTTCTGCCCCGTAACCTGGCAGTTCCCTTCCACCAGATTGCCCATCACCTGGGACGCCCTCCCGTTTTATCCTACGCTTCCTACGCAATGGATAACTGGCTCCGCATTGATGCAACCAGACCGATCGCCATCGGCAACATCATCATTGGGCAGAACTTCCTCGGCGGGCTGGATGAAGACTGGTTTATTCTGATCCACATTGACATAGAAGCCAAAGCCGCCCCTGCTCTGGCAACCATCCCCTCAATCCTGGAAGCCATTGCCAGCGATAACGCGATCGCCCTCATGCCCGCCCTGAAAACCATCCGAACCGCCTGGACTGAAATCAACACCACCATGAACCGGATGCCTGAAGGCTGCGACCCCTACATCTACTACAACCGCGTGCGACCCTACATTCATGGCTGGAAAAATAACCCCTCTCTCCCCGATGGACTGCTTTATGAAGGCGTCGAAGCTTACCAGGGAACCCCCCAACAGTTCCGGGGAGAAACGGGTGCCCAGAGCGCGATCGTCCCCACAATGGATGCCCTATTCAACATCACCCACGAACACGACATCCTGTGGCAATTTCTGATGGAAATGCGCCAGTATATGCCACCCAAACACCGTGCCTTTGTCGAAGTCATTGAGCAACGTTCCACCCTGCGTTCCTTTGTTGAAACCCATAAGGAACAGATACCGGAACTGAAAGATTTGTACAACGATTGTGTTTCCCTGATTGAAAAATTCAGAACCAAACATTTAGAATTTGCCGCCCGCTACATCCACCAGCAAGCTGCCCACTCCCATAACGACCCCAACATTGGCACCGGAGGAACCCCCTTCATGAATTACCTGAAAAAACACCGCGACGAAAGCCACCAACATCTTTTGAGTTAA